In Microvenator marinus, one genomic interval encodes:
- a CDS encoding GTPase family protein: MSEFANLVAELEELLENIPGTQNLRLELGELRRLILEQRAPRFVLVGRRGSGKSSLVNAIFGQEVAEVGHTKSQTGRGRWWTYESELGNIEILDTRGLQEGSKPEGEDEESSPLESIVASIGERLPDAVLFLVKAKEVDAAIDADIDALLNIRRRLKEEHMPIVAVITHVDELEPKNVRLHEAEDEDPHDIEEKLKRVQEVQRHLDDKIREHAELKKDLVAVIGVSSYMSWKKDGTLRADERWRIEDLVFYLAKELPDEAQVTFARLSRMTRVQRTIAHRLTNVVSGLCGGIAATPLPVADIAPITSLQVSLVAGIAYVSGREMNVKTAAEFMAAMGLNVGIGYGLREVARALLKTLALGPGTAASAAIAAAATYGIGRAATAYFLDGKTIEEAKSEFEDAKEDGPKTT; this comes from the coding sequence GTGAGCGAATTTGCGAATTTGGTAGCGGAACTCGAAGAGCTTCTGGAAAACATTCCGGGGACTCAAAACCTTCGGCTGGAGTTAGGCGAATTGAGACGATTGATACTAGAACAACGTGCCCCAAGGTTTGTCCTTGTTGGACGTCGAGGCAGCGGGAAGTCGAGCCTCGTCAACGCGATTTTTGGACAGGAGGTGGCAGAAGTTGGTCACACGAAGTCTCAAACTGGCCGTGGGCGTTGGTGGACTTACGAGAGCGAGCTCGGAAATATCGAGATTCTGGATACTCGAGGACTCCAAGAGGGGAGCAAGCCCGAAGGCGAAGATGAGGAGTCTTCGCCACTAGAATCAATCGTTGCTTCTATTGGTGAGCGCCTGCCCGATGCGGTGTTATTTTTGGTAAAGGCAAAGGAAGTGGATGCCGCGATTGACGCAGATATCGATGCGTTGCTCAACATTCGGCGCCGACTCAAAGAAGAACACATGCCGATTGTTGCCGTGATTACGCATGTGGACGAGCTCGAGCCAAAAAATGTTAGGCTGCATGAGGCTGAAGACGAGGACCCGCACGATATTGAAGAAAAGCTCAAGCGCGTCCAAGAGGTACAGCGCCACCTCGACGATAAAATTCGTGAACACGCTGAGCTGAAAAAGGATTTGGTCGCCGTGATAGGCGTGAGCTCGTATATGTCGTGGAAGAAGGACGGCACGTTGCGTGCCGACGAGCGGTGGCGTATCGAAGACCTCGTCTTCTACCTGGCAAAAGAGCTTCCGGATGAGGCCCAGGTTACCTTTGCGCGACTGTCTCGCATGACTCGCGTTCAACGCACGATTGCACACCGCCTGACCAACGTGGTTTCGGGACTCTGCGGTGGAATTGCTGCGACGCCTCTTCCGGTGGCTGATATAGCGCCTATAACGAGTCTTCAGGTGAGTCTTGTGGCGGGGATCGCGTACGTTTCAGGTCGAGAGATGAACGTAAAAACGGCTGCCGAGTTTATGGCAGCCATGGGACTCAATGTGGGGATTGGCTACGGACTCAGAGAAGTGGCGAGGGCGCTTTTAAAGACCCTTGCACTTGGACCCGGAACGGCTGCTTCCGCTGCGATTGCGGCAGCTGCGACTTACGGAATAGGTCGCGC